Below is a genomic region from Drosophila kikkawai strain 14028-0561.14 chromosome X, DkikHiC1v2, whole genome shotgun sequence.
CCGACATGGTGTTCTACAAGAACAAGCTAGTGCTGAGGCACAAGGACGGCGCCCTGATCGAGTTCAAGCCCATGGACTCACTCACTATGGTCTCGAACGGCAAGCAGCCACTGGAAGTGGCCTGCGCCCAAGAGTGGCGCGAAACCAGGTGGGTGTCCTGAACTCGCATTTCACTTACCAAATatacaatgaatttccccttTGCCGACAGACCCGAGCAGACCACGGAGGAGAAATTCAAACCCTTTGACTGGACATTTACATCCACCTACCAGGGCACCATGAACGACAAAGTGCGAGCCGAGAGCACAGACCAGACGCTCAACAAGTTCAAGCTGATGCAGCGCGAGAACATCATATTCTACCAGGATCTCACCCTATTCGAGGACGAGCTGCATGACCACGGCATATCCGTGATGAGTGTGCGCATCGTAAGTAGACTGCTTGGCATGGAGGTCACGCCcagaaattttatttcattccatTTGCTGGCAGCGCGTGATGCCCTCTGGTTTCTTCATACTTCTGCGCCACTTCCTCCGCGTGGACGGCGTGCTTATGCGGATGCATGACACCCGTTTTCACCACGAGATTGAAAACGATTTCATCTTGAAGGAGTACATCTACCGGGAGGCGCCCTGGGCCGAGCTCCTGACCTACACTGCCTTCTGGACCAACCCAGATGAGATGCAGAACTACCTGCCCGTAAAATCCAAGGAATTGCAAAAGCTATACTTTAAGTAGTTCGGTTCCCAGGCCCAGGGCCGTTTTCCAAATTGTATTCGCAGGACGACCATGAAAAGCGCAAGCGATTTAACCAAGAACTTTTGCTAAGTGCGGTTGTTTATTGCCACCACTGTGCGCATGCGCAGACATTAAAAGCGATTCTCCTACAAGGCACACTACGAATAACAGCTATGAATACGAATATAATAAGGGGTCGGAGCAGCTGCCGCGCTTAGGCGGTTCCAAGTAGGGCAGTCAGGGCCCGCTTGTAGTCGCCGGAGGTCTCGGCCTgcaaagaaaccaaaaaaaaaaaaagaaaaaacgagTTAAGTTTCGCTACGAGATGGGCTGCCCTATTTACACTACAACTACAGCTACTTAAATTTGGGAGAAAAACTTGGATGTTAGTGAGCAAGCCGGATCCCAGACGATAAGTATTCGTCCACTGGACCAATCTGGAATTTGgaagacatttttttttcaagtgtaaTGGGTGAGGGGATAGCAACTGTAGTGTAAACAGGCCAAAATAGGACTTTGGGATTATGCAACCGCTCTACCAATAATGCCGTGACCAATACTTACGTCCTAGGACAACACAAACACCGCAACAAATACCGAATATACAAGAGTAAAAGGGTAAAGAGGAACGGAAAGCGATACGTTAGCCAGGTGCAAAGTTATGGGCGATCTCGCGGGATTCACTTACCACCACGGCGCTGTGCAGCGTACGGTTGTAGATGCGCTCAAACTCCTGCTTAATGGTCTCCAGGTCGATCTCCGAGCGACTGACGATGATCCGAATGAGGGTGGCGTCATCGGTGCCAGCTCCATTCATGGCCTTGTACAGGCGGTTGGCGAAGAAGGCCGCAGGCGACTGGACGCACTCAACTGAAGGTAGGTGGTCGATGGTAGATAGCTTAGAGATAACAATATTAGGGGGCTCACCTATGGCCATCATGGCCTCGTGCAGTTCGTCGGACATCTCGTGCTTGATGGCCTGCTCGATGGTCTGGCCGGACAGCTCCTTGTACTCCTCGAAGACGAGCCGCAGCTGGGGGAAGCTAGCATGCGACATGATCCGGTTGAAGACCTCCTCGTCTGTGCCAAGTTTGGCCTCACCGGCAGCGTACAGCTGAGCGGCTTGCTCCTTGGCCTCGCTGGCATCCGTGGGTGTGGTTAAGCCATCACGAACACCGGTCACAATCAGGGTGAGGAGGCGGCGGAAGAAGCCAGAAGTCTCGCTGCACATCTGCTCGGCAAGCGGGCGCTGGTAGCGCTCCTCGTAGGCAGCCACAATCTGGGCCATCTCCTCGTTACTCTTGGTGCACAGGATCTCGACGAGCGTAGCCTCCTCGGTGCCCATGCCAGCCATGGCGGCATGCAGTTGCTTGCACAGGTACTCAACAGGTGGCATCATTAGGCCCACGATCACATCCTCGAACTTGCCACCCAGCTCGCTCTTAAGATCCTCTACCATGTCCCGCTCGAACTCGGCCTCGTATACGGCACGGATCGTCTGGCGCTGCTGGTTGCTCCTGCCGGCGAGCACATCGATGATCTCCTGCTCGTCGGTACCGAATCCCTTCATCGCTGCCCGCAGCGTCTGGGCGTCGGCGGCGGCATCAAAGGGGGTGGCGTTCGTCACCGTGGGCACGGGCTGGCGGATGACGATGACGCATCGCAGTGGCAAATCAATAAGTGCACTGTTTTGTCTTTTCTATGGCGCAACAACTTACCTTGTAGTCCATAGCTTGGCTGGAGAATAAGTATGGGAGCACTTTTATTTGGCGGTAGCTTCTTCTTTTTGGGGTCACTTAAATTCGCGTTAAATCAGCGTTTCTCCTCTAGGTTTCTCGTTTTTCCCTGGGTTTCTCGTTCACAACGCGCGTCTTGTCGTCTCCGCTCGCTCTCGGGGAATGCTACGAATGCCGATGATGGGAGGCAGTGACGGTGACGGTGCAGTGGGTTCGGGTTCGGTTTGGTCTCTCTGCTCCGCTCCTCCTCTTCTTTCCGTCTCGCATTCTCCGTGGGCACCGGTTCTAGAAGCTTTTGCGAGCGCGACTTTTGCCCGAAGCTTTCAATTCAGCTTCTAATGCACTTGGCTGGCATTCCACGGCAGCTGAATCACTCCGGGCACGGGCACTGGCttggaattaattaattgaagcCAAGCCACTTACGGAGATCGGatgatatgtacatatgtatgtatatatataagatgACTGATGTCTTGGTCATCATAGAAAGCCGAAATAGCTATCGTGAATAGGGTGAATTACCCATTTGAATAATCAACGCTGCCAAAAAATTGAAAGTTTtctaaaaagtttaaaatagtTACATTAAGAAATGCTTTAATTgatcaaatttaaaagaatttagaatattctaaaatcaaaaaagatTGGACGAAAAAACCCAAAGAACCAAGTGATAACCACTTTTATGGAAATCGACTGGGTATCCTTAAagtcggtttttttttctgccaaCAAGCGCAATATCTCCGAAATGACATTTCCATCTCCACAGACTTTGAATAATGCCATATAGTAATCTCCaagggtgtgtgtgtatatagaTATTATCTTTATTTAATCTCGTTAAATAGGCTTCGctctaatacatttacatttttgggCTCTTTCAGTTAAGTGGCTTTCTTTCCGTCGCTCTTCTGTTCTCTACTTCCTCCTAGCCCCCTTTTCTTATCTCTGTCTTTCTTCTTCTCAGGTTCAAGCTTAATTTAttgttgtatatatgtatataatatgtagttaatttattttatgtgctCCGCTGTATGTCTGCAAACGGTCTTTCTTCATTCTTTCTAgttgcaaaaattaaataaaaagagaagaaaccAATTTGCAGATTgcaaaatttgattaaaagaacggaacaattaaataaatatcaagctaaataaaaataccaatTGTTAGCGCCGCTCTTTATAATTCTCTGTCTCGtaataaatatctaaattcCGTTTCATTGGATGAACTTTCTAATACATTTACTTGAGTTACTTGACGGACTGAGGGAGGCGGAGTGACGAGTGGGAGGTGATCCAACGAGCATGCTGAGCATTTGGACTGCGGATGAGCGTGGGTTTTGTCTGGTCTATACACAGCGTTAAGGAGCAGTAGGGAtcacaaaaaaagagaatacaaattaaatttcaatcaAGGACTCTTCACCCTCGCGGAATcgactactactactactactactatcGCCCTAGACTTCGTCGCTCTGGTTGAGCTTGATCTCGTTGAGATGCGAGTTGAACCGCGACCACTCGTCCCGCGACGGCTGTGCCAGATTCTCGGCCACATCGTACACGTACAGCTTGCCGGCCTCGTCGCCGATGCATACATGCAGGCCGGAGGGCGTCCAGGAGACGCGATTTAGCGCCGGTGCTCCCGCCACAACGATAGAGGCTGTTGGCACCTCGGTGTCCTGGTTGAGGTTCCACAGATCCAAACGGCCACTGCCGTCGACGGCGGCAAAGAGAGCCGGATGAACTGGCGACCAGGCCACGTCCATCACATAGTCCGAGTTATCTTCGAACGAGTACAGCGGCTTTGTGTCCTGGAAGAGACAGCAAATGAGAGATGTAGATACGTGAGATAGATTTACGTCAAGTCTTAAGGAGTACCTTAAGCGACCAAAGCTTGATGGTCCAGTCGATCGACGAGGTGAGGAAAAGGTGGCCAAAGTCCGGCGAGAGTTGGTTGTAGTGTGTGGAAATGCCAGTGATGGGGCCCAGATGCCGTTCGTACACCTCGTTGACACCGGAGCGAAGGCCATGGCGCGAGGCAGAGTAGACGTAACCGTCCTCGCTGCCCATCACCAACGAGTTAATCTCGTTGGCCGGGAAGGCCATGGATGTAATGGCGATGGCCTTCGACTGTCGCTGCTGCAGCTCGAGCGTGTCCTGCGGCTGTGACAACATGTCTAAAGACCAGGAGCACAGCTTGCCGTCCGAGGATATGGAGATGACATTGTGCGCATTCTGGGTGCCCACCATTTGGAGGCAGTAAACGGGATGCGTGTGGGCAGCAGCACTTAGCGGCGTGCGCTGAATGGGAGTGCGCTTCTGGATACGGTTGTCCCACAGCACAATCTGGCCCGAGTAGGTGCCGCCGAGGATCAGGTTGGGATTGAACTTGGCAAAGCAGGTGGACATCACCGCGCTCTGACAGTGAAAGATGTCCTCGGGCGTGGTCTTCTTAAACTTTGTATTCCAGACCATTACGACGCCATCGGGCTCGTTGGGGCTCTCCTCGTTGTTGTGATACGAGGCCACCACTAGCTCCGGGAAGTGCGTGGACCAATCCATGCTGGTGATGCAGCGGTTCTTCGACCAGCGTTCCTCGTAGAAAACTCGATTCAGTGAGAGCCGTGCATGCGATCGCTCGTCACTGGATTCCTCGCTGTCGCCGCCGCCAATGTAGTCCGTGTAGATGTCCACGTTCTCCGAGAGGGCTCGCTCGATAACGCGGCCGGCGCGCACCACAAACCGCTGGAAGTCCTCCGATAGGATGATCatctgcttctgctcctcggACAGCTCGTTGACTGAAAGAAAGGAAGTTAAATGGAGAACTTAATTTGATGATTCAATATACTCACCCTCTTTCTTCGCCTCAGTCTCTTTCTTGATCTCGAGCGGCGTAATGGCCGGGGCCACGTCCTTGACGGTGGGCAGGCCGTGGGTGAGATAACCCGGGGGCAGCTTGGAAGTGAATCCATTGTCCAGATGCGGCAGCGAGCTCTCTTCGTCATCTCCTTGGGCATCAAATGCAAGCACTGTTTAAGGTATAAAACTAACACAGCTAGAGGAACATGACAATCGACAGAACAGGAACAATTCTACTTTTTTTTCGGCTCTTCATCAATTTGAGTTTGGGTTGAttgatttcttttcttttcgattcgattcgtttcgtttttttttttttgcgttctTCTTTGGCTGCGTTTTGATTTGACTTGAAACTGCAAAATTTCTGTGACCTTTggctttgttattttttattttcttttaatttttgggggTTCGCTGGGACGGGATTTAGGTTGGTTTTGGGTTAGGTTATGATTTAAGGGAATGTGAAGCTTGTGGGTGGGAGGGAGCGCGAGAGATAGAAGTGGAGATGCAGGGCACGGAGTTCGCATTTCTTCGGTTGGTCACATGCTGCAACTTTATAAGGTGGTCTCATCAGCTTTTAGCTTCCCGTATCCGCTCTCAGAAAGGTAGGCAATAGCTATTGATCTCAAAAGAGAGAGCAGCTTTCCTTACATAGTTGCAGCATGGCACCTTACCTTGTTCGTCTTCTTTAGCATCCCGTTTGGGGGGGTGGGCGTGCGTGAGAGTGGATCACaaatgcgtgtgtgtgcgcaAGGTatagtgagagagagagattgaAAGATAGATTTATGGCGGCTGGTGCATGGCTGTTAAAAACTGTTAAACACTGTAGAGCGCACGCACACAGGTGCATATATCAGACTGTAGTTTGTTATCGATATATACACAGTTTCTTTGGGCATGGACAGGTGAGTACatatgtgtttgtgtgcgttgtttttggttggttgttttttaattcacCTAGTTAATACACAAAGCCaattacagaaataaaaaaatttacaatttcctTGCATCGGTTAAGCTCGGTTTCTGTTTAAATTAACTCTATCAACGTTATTGCTATTGTACACCACATCGtttgtttcattttcattttcgttttttttttctccacccATTTTATAATTGCTtgcacttaaaattatttagttttatgctAGAAATATATTACACATATATTTAACATTGTAAAGTTAACGGCCGATTGATCGAGTCTGTTACAGTGCTGTAATTGTAATCAAAGAGAGGATCGAGAGAGCTGCGGGAGGGAGAgattgagagagagagccgaAGCCAAACATCATCGCTCGCtgtcgagtgtgtgtgtgcgggagtGATGGGGTGAGTGTGGGTGGCAAGGACACTATGGCCAACCCAATTTGAAGCATGAAATGAAGCAAGCCTAGCGCATCCCTGTCTCTGtccctgttgctgctgcgctgttgttgctgctattgttgattttgttttcgGTTGTTGCGTTAGAGGAGTTAGTGGTTAGGACAAAGTTATCATGTTACGTATCCAGAGTTTAGGATGAGTGATTAGGGTTAGCAACACGGCACACACAGGTGGTCGGGGGTGGGACAGAGGAAAAGGGAAaggcaggaacaggagcaggagcaggagcagtagCAGTCATGCAAGGAAAGCTGTACACAAGCATAGATGAAGGGGAGATAGAGAGCGAGACGGGTCCGTTAGAATAGTGTTGTGAGAGCGCAAGTGTCTGGTGTTTcttcaattcaatttatttttcaacactGACATCTCGAAGAATCGaatttttcaacgcattttctGTGCTTTTACTTCGATTTCGTTTCGCTTGCCAAGTGAGAATTGGAACGTTCCTATTTTGCTTCATGTCGATTCCTTCATCACTGTTCAATATTTCGTTGGGGCGGCGTCTGGCCTGTACCTACCTGTGAATTCATCCTCCCACTCTAAACCCGGATTAAGATTGTATTCATCTTGaagaaatataaagaaataaatatattgtacATACATTGCTGGTAGTTTTTCTGGTTTTGTGActttaaatcaaaatcaaaacgaaaaaaagagTTTGGCTTTAGCAAACTGCCGATAAAAGTCGATAAATCGATCAATAGATCGATACTCAATTGTTTTGTAACTAAATTCATACGGTAAAACGATAAGGTAAAAAGTGTGAAATGCTTGATTTTAGTGTGCTTTTAACTGTTGCTTGTGGCTTATATTAGCGAAATGATCACACATGGTCACATACGAATATATGTTGTATATATAGgatatatgtttgtatgtatgtttaaGTACTATTAGCACACAAGCCTGGCTTATTTAATGAGAACACAAACAGTGGCGAGGGGAGGagataaaaagtttttatcaTACAGCTTAGGATGTTCAACGATATCGGTTAATTAATCATACGTAGGTATTcatagatatacatatatagactCTCGATTCTGTGCTTTCACATGCAGTTTCGCTGtgtgattgtgtgtgtgtgtgtgtgtgtgtatgtctgTGATCGATTCTTATAGGTTATCATAGACTTAAAATATCATAGACTAAAAAATAATGGACTAGAAATATTCATTCTAAAATTCGGTTATGCTAAGATCGATAAAAATCAAGATAAGATACGGCTTCTTCTAAAATGATAACTCTCGAATACATATAGCTTTCATATGGAAGCACAAATATggtaaaaatatgttaataaaaaaaggatttaaaataaaactggtTAAATCTTAAAACGATAACGAAAACTACGATacttaaaagaattaaaacttataaattggGTGGAgattaacaattttttgttgactttttttcatttcgttaTAAAATCGCTTGACGATTTGATGCAAACTGAATCTCTGTTGCGATGTGGTTCTAGAGCTAATTGAAACAAATCAGtagtttttaaaatcatattaaaTGTACACataagtaatatatatatgtatatatattatatatataatccgGATTGGGGAACAAATTAAACGATCGAATTGAAAACGAAGATCGAAGAAGCAACTACGAGAGGCTAggacataaacataaatgtATCTATACATAGAATAGCAATATCAGGCATACACTATATAAGTCATACAAGTCAGGAAGTCGGAAGGAGGAGGAAAGACTACGTTGATCAAGAGGAGGGTGTTTGTGTGGAAGAGATAGAGCAAAACTACACAGGTAGAGGTACGAATACGTAATAcggataaatatatatgtataaatagaAATTGAGCTGggataaatacaaatttacgGGTTACGGATATTACGGGTACGATTATACGATACGCTTTACGGGTGCCTTACACAGACCGCAACTACGGAGGCTGAAAAGTTCTAGGTAGAAGGTTACGCATACAACGAGGACTACTCACCATAATAATCCGTAGCATGAGCTGCAGTTTTTTTTGCGTGCGTGCCAAAAACAGATAAGGGGGGAGAGAGAAAGTAAATagacaaattattaaatgctCTCAAACGGTGTAAACGCTAATGAtcgatggatggatggatgctGGACTGGGGAGCGGTTTATGCTATGCGGTGGATGAGTAGAGACTGCAGCGTAAATGGATCGAATACGGAACTAATAATCGTAAGGATGACGGAAATTAAGGGACAATAGTGCTACCAAGAACCTTCTTTTACACCAAACGGTGCgaattgacaaaaaaaaaaaacagcttatttagatattaattattataataatcagaagaaaatagatttaaaactACACGTGATACATAGGTTTAAATTTAGAATGAGAAATATTAGGaaactgtatttattttgtttttaatttaaatttttacattATCTGATTATATATGATATCCTTAAGGgggaaaccaaaatttttggGGCTGTggcatatttaaaaaaatatttgtatacattttttttatcttcGATTTCCCTTTTAACTATCTACAAAGTTTCACTATGATTGCTTGACCGTCTTCtacaaaaatgtcaaaaatttaacataaaaaacGAACTTAGTACAAGGTTATATTGAAAATACAaacagaaatatattaaattatgacTACAAATACACAAAAGGAATTTTAAAAGGTATTCTATACAAGGAATTTAATATGAAATTCAAGGCTCAATTGGCAGCACTTGGGGGAAAAGCAAATAAGGCTAAGGGAGCAAAGCAAGGCGAGGCTGTCATAAGATGATCGATCCAACAGGTGTGATTATGTGTACAAAACGACAAGTAACAACATTGAGttgaagcaaaaaaaaaggcaatgGGACTGTCATAATTTGGGCACCAATTCTACCACGCTTATACGGACTTTGTGCGGAGATCGTATAAACGTTGCACATGGCTCTCTCTAAGCGTgtcacatatatgtatatatttttcggtCTAGGTTTCATTTTTTACCATAACAAATTTTGTGCTGATCTGATTAGGTGTGGAGTTTGCTTAAAATTAAGATTAGTACCTTTACGTGGACGCCACCAGTCCTCCATATATCCTGACAGAGGCGAGGAGTGGCAAGAAAGAACtgtatttgttattttatttcactATGGATTATgcttttctgttttgtttttctctgctGGGAAGAGAGGCGAGACGGGGGATATGGGGTTTGATGGGGGGGAGGGAAAAGCGCGCAACCGGAACCGGAATCAGCCTGGGGGGCAGCATGCAGCATTTTCAACTAGCGCCAGACAGAACGGGACAACTCGGAGGATACATATAGAGGTGgatagaaagagagagagagagagaaaggtaGACACCTTCCGCCAGATGGGCGGGGACGCAGGGAAGCCAAACACAGTCAACAACGAGACCAAGAACAAGAACAGCAACAGTAGCGAAAGATGGAGTCAAAACTATGGACAGTGGTAGAAATAGAGACCCAAGCTCCCCTCCCCGGCGGTAATACGCACCATCACGTTCGTGTCCGCCGGTACTGGTCGTCTGTGTCTGTTTCGTATAGACCAGCGTCTCCTTTGGTGGAATGTTCGTTGCCTGGACATTGTAGACGCTCAGGTTGAGGGGCTGTTTCTTGAGGCCGCTGTGAGAGTGGGGAAATCAGTATTAGTAACGTAAATTTccatattaataatattatcttAAGGTATTCCGGCCCATAAAACTAATATAGCTTGCTTTCAAGATGCTCAGATTACTTCTATAAAAGTATTACTCACCTTTGCCCATTGACGGTGGCCTGCAAGCTGGCATCGGGGGTCTGTGTGTTGGAGTTGTCCGACGTCATCGAGTTGACGGAGGACAGGGAGGAGAGCACCTCGGATACGGGGGCCACGCCCAGCGAGGACAGCATTTCGTCGAGATCCCTAAAACGTCGACAACAGGAGGCAGGTAAGTTTCAATACAAAAAGACATGTTAATAGAGGAAAAACCCACTTGCGCTGATCTTTATCAATGCCAGCACCGCCGCCAATTCGGCCGGCCGCTTCCTCCATGTCCTTGATCTCCTTCTCGCGCCGCCTTCGATCCTTCTCCTCGCGCAAAGCGGCCAGCTTGGCCTTCTTGCGTTCCAGCTCAGCCTTGCGATCCATTTCGGTGGCTGCTTGGGACTTGGATGTGTGTGCGGGGTTTGCTGGTGCGGAACTGGAGCTGGTCTAGGAGCTGAACTGGAACTGCAGGTGGATATGGGTGAGACTCGCTGCAAGGGAAGGGAGCGTGAATAATGTTGGCTCTGATGATGTCACCAACTGGCCAGGCCAAGTGCGAAGAaagcgtgtgtgtgcgtgggccAGTCTCAAAACAACGCCAATTGGGATTCGCAGCTGCAAATGCACATTTGACGAATGCATATTAATCTGCAATGTTGAACTCTAATCGGAACATCTGTACGCGCACCTGGCGTtttttgcgaaaaaaaaatcaataaattggATGCGCCTGCTGACGCCCAGGGGTAACTTTTCTCGCTCGTTTTTTAACGTTTTCGGGTGAGACTAGCCGCTAGCACAATGGTATTTTACTAAAACCTACCACTACCAACCTCTGGCCGTTCTTTTCACGTTGCTCTACTGCTAAGTAAATACTTAATTCAACATTTTTCAACTTTGTAAAAATGCGACTTTAATGTTTTGACTATGGCAGAGAGCTAGAGATGGAACTTTGCATAGCTTTTCCGTAACCAGTCACAACTATTGTCACGGCGGCGAAAAGTGGCAAAAGGCCCCGCCTGGGTTAAAGGCGACCAATTGGCCTGTCGGGTAGGAAAAGTCAGTGCTCGAAACTATGCAGATTCCCCAAAAAGCCACTTTCCAAATTGGGATTTTTCTGTGTATTCTGGAGATAACAGGTAACAGCTGGCGTGATTGCGATAGTCGAATATATTCGATAGTCGATATTTCCCCGCTAGATCTGGCGGCTAGCGGGTATTAAATTAAGCTcactcattaaaaatttaccCAAATTTGACTAAGTCAATAAACTATTCcaaatttctttctttaacGAATTActtactaaaaatattatcaacGTATAGcaataatttccttttttataattaGCTTATTTCAGTTTATTTTGGTTCAGAATCTAGCTTTCACGGTTGTTCATCTCTAACCCAATGCTCTGGTAGCACTGTTGCGCTCAACAGCACACTGTAAACTATCGCTACCTGttacattttgaataaatactGTTATATTTTCGAGAAATACTCAaaagttaaaaacaaaataatattactgTCTTGTGAtattaaaatgtcaaattgattttaatttaaatttcaaattaaatcaaataatagttttttctGAGAAAGTCTTTCAATATGTTTCTTTATCTCTTAATACATAGTTTACAGATTGCAAATAAATTCTAATTATTTAAgccatttaaattatttaaggttatttttttaagttacaTTTTagcaaattgtattttattttatttatttttttatttatattttctttgtcaAGTTAAAAATGAGTtgacataaataatatacttataaagatgaaattttttttttgagcatATAACGTGGTTCCATTACCAAAAGAGATTTATTAAATCGAAATGCATGGCATATTGTTCAAATTGGTAGTTaactgaatttaaaattatttgttttaatcaacTCTACCTACTCTATTAGTAATCTTGGTTGGCTAATTTTGCTATGCAGTGCATGTTCGCCGGCAAGTGAAATCCCAAGAACCCGTCGTCGTGGAAATAGAAAGCTCGATGAGAATGCGCAATTAAATGATTTGTCTTTCTATAATTTATGCCACCAATGACACCAGCTGTGGCTGCACTTAACTGTAATTAATACACCttagggtgtgtgtgtgtgtatataacctctttgttttttttacattCGCAATTACCTCTTGATTGCTTTTCTGACCCGACCCCAAAAAACCATGGAGAAAAGGCCAAAGAAATGCTGGCAACGTTTCCGATCGATCGATCCCTTTGggggtttatttttggtttggcCTGGGCGCATCTGCATTTTAAAAGCCAGCATTTGACGACCTATA
It encodes:
- the LOC108074165 gene encoding cytoplasmic dynein 1 intermediate chain isoform X3, whose protein sequence is MDRKAELERKKAKLAALREEKDRRRREKEIKDMEEAAGRIGGGAGIDKDQRKDLDEMLSSLGVAPVSEVLSSLSSVNSMTSDNSNTQTPDASLQATVNGQSGLKKQPLNLSVYNVQATNIPPKETLVYTKQTQTTSTGGHERDGYMEDWWRPRKAHATDYYDEYNLNPGLEWEDEFTGDDEESSLPHLDNGFTSKLPPGYLTHGLPTVKDVAPAITPLEIKKETEAKKEVNELSEEQKQMIILSEDFQRFVVRAGRVIERALSENVDIYTDYIGGGDSEESSDERSHARLSLNRVFYEERWSKNRCITSMDWSTHFPELVVASYHNNEESPNEPDGVVMVWNTKFKKTTPEDIFHCQSAVMSTCFAKFNPNLILGGTYSGQIVLWDNRIQKRTPIQRTPLSAAAHTHPVYCLQMVGTQNAHNVISISSDGKLCSWSLDMLSQPQDTLELQQRQSKAIAITSMAFPANEINSLVMGSEDGYVYSASRHGLRSGVNEVYERHLGPITGISTHYNQLSPDFGHLFLTSSIDWTIKLWSLKDTKPLYSFEDNSDYVMDVAWSPVHPALFAAVDGSGRLDLWNLNQDTEVPTASIVVAGAPALNRVSWTPSGLHVCIGDEAGKLYVYDVAENLAQPSRDEWSRFNSHLNEIKLNQSDEV
- the LOC108074165 gene encoding cytoplasmic dynein 1 intermediate chain isoform X5 is translated as MDRKAELERKKAKLAALREEKDRRRREKEIKDMEEAAGRIGGGAGIDKDQRKDLDEMLSSLGVAPVSEVLSSLSSVNSMTSDNSNTQTPDASLQATVNGQSGLKKQPLNLSVYNVQATNIPPKETLVYTKQTQTTSTGGHERDGYMEDWWRPRKAHATDYYDEYNLNPGLEWEDEFTDDEESSLPHLDNGFTSKLPPGYLTHGLPTVKDVAPAITPLEIKKETEAKKEVNELSEEQKQMIILSEDFQRFVVRAGRVIERALSENVDIYTDYIGGGDSEESSDERSHARLSLNRVFYEERWSKNRCITSMDWSTHFPELVVASYHNNEESPNEPDGVVMVWNTKFKKTTPEDIFHCQSAVMSTCFAKFNPNLILGGTYSGQIVLWDNRIQKRTPIQRTPLSAAAHTHPVYCLQMVGTQNAHNVISISSDGKLCSWSLDMLSQPQDTLELQQRQSKAIAITSMAFPANEINSLVMGSEDGYVYSASRHGLRSGVNEVYERHLGPITGISTHYNQLSPDFGHLFLTSSIDWTIKLWSLKDTKPLYSFEDNSDYVMDVAWSPVHPALFAAVDGSGRLDLWNLNQDTEVPTASIVVAGAPALNRVSWTPSGLHVCIGDEAGKLYVYDVAENLAQPSRDEWSRFNSHLNEIKLNQSDEV
- the LOC108074165 gene encoding cytoplasmic dynein 1 intermediate chain isoform X1 — translated: MDRKAELERKKAKLAALREEKDRRRREKEIKDMEEAAGRIGGGAGIDKDQRKDLDEMLSSLGVAPVSEVLSSLSSVNSMTSDNSNTQTPDASLQATVNGQSGLKKQPLNLSVYNVQATNIPPKETLVYTKQTQTTSTGGHERDGYMEDWWRPRKGTHAKKTAAHATDYYDEYNLNPGLEWEDEFTGDDEESSLPHLDNGFTSKLPPGYLTHGLPTVKDVAPAITPLEIKKETEAKKEVNELSEEQKQMIILSEDFQRFVVRAGRVIERALSENVDIYTDYIGGGDSEESSDERSHARLSLNRVFYEERWSKNRCITSMDWSTHFPELVVASYHNNEESPNEPDGVVMVWNTKFKKTTPEDIFHCQSAVMSTCFAKFNPNLILGGTYSGQIVLWDNRIQKRTPIQRTPLSAAAHTHPVYCLQMVGTQNAHNVISISSDGKLCSWSLDMLSQPQDTLELQQRQSKAIAITSMAFPANEINSLVMGSEDGYVYSASRHGLRSGVNEVYERHLGPITGISTHYNQLSPDFGHLFLTSSIDWTIKLWSLKDTKPLYSFEDNSDYVMDVAWSPVHPALFAAVDGSGRLDLWNLNQDTEVPTASIVVAGAPALNRVSWTPSGLHVCIGDEAGKLYVYDVAENLAQPSRDEWSRFNSHLNEIKLNQSDEV
- the LOC108074165 gene encoding cytoplasmic dynein 1 intermediate chain isoform X6, which codes for MDRKAELERKKAKLAALREEKDRRRREKEIKDMEEAAGRIGGGAGIDKDQRKDLDEMLSSLGVAPVSEVLSSLSSVNSMTSDNSNTQTPDASLQATVNGQSGLKKQPLNLSVYNVQATNIPPKETLVYTKQTQTTSTGGHERDGYMEDWWRPRKGTHAKKTAAHATDYYGDDEESSLPHLDNGFTSKLPPGYLTHGLPTVKDVAPAITPLEIKKETEAKKEVNELSEEQKQMIILSEDFQRFVVRAGRVIERALSENVDIYTDYIGGGDSEESSDERSHARLSLNRVFYEERWSKNRCITSMDWSTHFPELVVASYHNNEESPNEPDGVVMVWNTKFKKTTPEDIFHCQSAVMSTCFAKFNPNLILGGTYSGQIVLWDNRIQKRTPIQRTPLSAAAHTHPVYCLQMVGTQNAHNVISISSDGKLCSWSLDMLSQPQDTLELQQRQSKAIAITSMAFPANEINSLVMGSEDGYVYSASRHGLRSGVNEVYERHLGPITGISTHYNQLSPDFGHLFLTSSIDWTIKLWSLKDTKPLYSFEDNSDYVMDVAWSPVHPALFAAVDGSGRLDLWNLNQDTEVPTASIVVAGAPALNRVSWTPSGLHVCIGDEAGKLYVYDVAENLAQPSRDEWSRFNSHLNEIKLNQSDEV